One window of the Streptomyces asoensis genome contains the following:
- a CDS encoding hydroxymethylglutaryl-CoA reductase, which translates to MTEAHAIAGVPMRWVGPVRISGNVATTETQVPLATYESPLWPSVGRGAKVSMLAEQGIVATLVDERMTRSVLVEAADAQTALTAARTIDARIGELSELVRTSSRFAELIGIRHEINANLLFIRFEFSTGDASGHNMATLASDVLLGHLLKTIPGISYGSISGNYCTDKKATAINGILGRGKNVVTELLVPRDVVERVLHTTAARITELNIRKNLLGTLLAGGIRSANAHFANMLLGFYLATGQDAANIVEGSQGVVLAEDRDGDLYFACTLPNLIVGTVGNGKGLGFVDTNLARLGCRAERAPGENARRLAVIAAATVLCGELSLLAAQTNPGELMRAHVQLERDNKTAKVGV; encoded by the coding sequence ATGACTGAGGCGCACGCGATCGCCGGGGTCCCCATGCGCTGGGTGGGACCCGTACGCATCTCGGGGAACGTCGCCACCACCGAGACCCAGGTCCCCCTGGCCACCTACGAGTCGCCGCTGTGGCCCTCCGTGGGCCGCGGCGCGAAAGTCTCCATGCTGGCCGAACAGGGCATCGTCGCCACCCTCGTCGACGAGCGGATGACCCGCTCGGTGCTCGTCGAGGCAGCCGACGCACAGACCGCACTCACCGCCGCACGGACCATCGACGCCCGCATCGGCGAACTGAGCGAACTGGTACGCACCTCCAGCAGGTTCGCCGAACTGATCGGCATCCGCCACGAGATCAACGCCAACCTGCTGTTCATCCGCTTCGAGTTCTCCACCGGCGACGCCTCCGGCCACAACATGGCCACCCTCGCCTCCGACGTGCTCCTGGGACATCTGCTGAAGACGATCCCGGGCATCTCCTACGGATCGATCTCCGGGAACTACTGCACGGACAAGAAAGCGACCGCGATCAACGGCATCCTCGGCCGCGGCAAGAACGTGGTCACCGAACTGCTCGTGCCGCGTGACGTGGTCGAACGCGTCCTGCACACCACGGCCGCCAGGATCACCGAGCTGAACATCCGCAAGAACCTGCTCGGCACCCTGCTCGCCGGCGGAATCCGCTCGGCCAACGCCCACTTCGCGAACATGCTCCTCGGGTTCTACCTGGCGACCGGCCAGGACGCCGCCAACATCGTCGAAGGATCGCAGGGCGTCGTCCTGGCCGAGGACCGCGACGGCGACCTCTACTTCGCCTGCACCCTGCCCAACCTGATCGTCGGCACGGTGGGCAACGGCAAGGGGCTCGGCTTCGTGGACACCAACCTGGCCCGGCTCGGCTGCCGGGCCGAACGCGCCCCCGGGGAGAACGCCCGCCGCCTCGCCGTCATCGCCGCGGCGACCGTGCTGTGCGGCGAACTCTCCCTCCTCGCGGCCCAGACCAACCCGGGCGAACTCATGCGCGCACACGTCCAGCTGGAACGCGACAACAAGACCGCAAAGGTTGGTGTTTAG
- the fni gene encoding type 2 isopentenyl-diphosphate Delta-isomerase, translating into MIAQRKDDHVRLAADQQREHSGHNQFDEVSFVHHALAGIDRPDVSLATTFAGISWPVPLYINAMTGGSENTGLINRDLAIAARETGVPIASGSMSAYFKDPSCAGTFSVLREENPDGFVMANINATASADNAQRAVGLLRADALQIHVNTVQETVMPEGDRSFASWAGQIEKIAAAVEVPVIVKEVGFGLSRETVATLKNLGVRVADLGGRGGTDFARIENGRRQLADYAYLHGWGQSTAACLLDAQGCLLPVLASGGVRNPLDVARALALGAAGVGASGGFLRTLLDGGVSALIAQLATWLDQLAALQTMLGARTPADLTRCDVLLHGDLRSFCADRGIDTRPLARRSGSPAALHEMTGSTR; encoded by the coding sequence ATGATCGCACAACGCAAGGACGACCACGTCCGGCTCGCCGCCGACCAGCAGCGCGAGCACAGCGGACACAACCAGTTCGACGAAGTGTCGTTCGTCCACCACGCCCTGGCCGGCATCGACCGGCCGGACGTCTCCCTGGCCACGACCTTCGCCGGCATCTCCTGGCCGGTACCGCTCTACATCAACGCGATGACCGGCGGCAGCGAGAACACCGGCCTCATCAACCGGGACCTGGCCATCGCCGCCCGCGAGACCGGCGTGCCCATCGCGTCGGGATCCATGAGCGCCTACTTCAAGGACCCCTCCTGCGCCGGCACCTTCAGCGTGCTGCGCGAGGAGAACCCCGACGGGTTCGTCATGGCCAACATCAACGCCACGGCCTCCGCCGACAACGCACAGCGCGCCGTCGGCCTGCTGCGGGCCGACGCCCTGCAGATCCACGTCAACACCGTGCAGGAAACGGTGATGCCCGAAGGAGACCGCTCCTTCGCCTCCTGGGCCGGACAGATCGAGAAGATCGCCGCCGCCGTCGAGGTTCCCGTGATCGTCAAGGAGGTCGGATTCGGGCTGAGCCGGGAGACCGTCGCGACGCTGAAGAACCTGGGCGTGCGGGTCGCCGACCTCGGCGGCCGCGGCGGCACGGACTTCGCCCGCATCGAGAACGGCCGGCGCCAACTCGCCGACTACGCCTACCTCCACGGCTGGGGACAGTCCACCGCCGCCTGCCTCCTGGACGCCCAGGGCTGCCTCCTGCCCGTCCTCGCCTCCGGCGGCGTGCGCAACCCGCTCGACGTCGCCCGCGCCCTGGCGCTCGGCGCCGCCGGCGTCGGCGCGTCCGGGGGATTCCTGCGCACCCTCCTCGACGGCGGCGTGTCCGCGCTGATCGCGCAGCTCGCCACCTGGCTCGACCAGCTGGCGGCGCTGCAGACGATGCTCGGCGCGCGCACCCCGGCCGACCTGACGCGCTGCGACGTGCTCCTCCACGGCGACCTGCGGTCCTTCTGCGCCGACCGGGGCATCGACACCCGGCCGCTGGCCCGGCGCTCCGGCAGCCCGGCCGCCCTCCACGAGATGACGGGAAGCACACGATGA
- a CDS encoding phosphomevalonate kinase, with product MTPGGTVVRRAPGKLFVAGEYAVVDPGNPAILVAVDRYVTVTVTGLPGTGIEFTSDLGPRAVRLRWHGARLGTHDGPGAPAGLAHVVSATETVARLLTERGLPVPGFGLRVESGLHDNGTKYGLGSSGAVTVAAVAAVAAFCGLQLPPEDRFRLALLATAEIDPRASGGDLAASTWGGWIAYQAPDRAAVRDLARRHGVQEALRAPWPHFAARRLPAPAGLSLQVGWTGTPASTAALVSDLDRRTWRGSASHRTFVETTTDCVHACAAALEQGDRRSLLEQIRRARRELARLDDEVGLGIFTPPLTALCDAAEAAGGAAKPSGAGGGDCGIALLDAEAPRDIDQVRERWATAGVLPLPVRPAAEGNEE from the coding sequence ATGACCCCTGGGGGAACGGTCGTCCGGCGCGCGCCGGGCAAGCTGTTCGTCGCGGGCGAGTACGCGGTCGTCGACCCCGGCAACCCGGCGATCCTGGTTGCGGTCGACCGCTACGTCACCGTCACCGTCACCGGCCTGCCCGGCACCGGCATCGAGTTCACCTCCGACCTCGGCCCGCGAGCGGTACGCCTGCGATGGCACGGCGCCCGGCTCGGCACGCACGACGGGCCCGGCGCGCCCGCCGGCCTGGCCCACGTGGTCTCGGCGACCGAGACGGTGGCCCGGCTGCTGACCGAACGCGGCCTGCCCGTACCGGGATTCGGCCTCCGCGTCGAAAGCGGCCTGCACGACAACGGCACCAAGTACGGGCTGGGCTCCAGCGGCGCGGTGACCGTCGCCGCCGTCGCCGCCGTCGCCGCCTTCTGCGGCCTACAGCTCCCGCCCGAGGACCGCTTCCGGCTGGCCCTGCTCGCCACCGCCGAGATCGACCCCCGCGCCTCCGGAGGCGACCTCGCCGCCAGCACATGGGGCGGCTGGATCGCCTACCAGGCACCCGACCGGGCCGCCGTGCGCGACCTGGCCCGCCGCCACGGCGTCCAGGAGGCCCTGCGCGCACCCTGGCCGCACTTCGCGGCGCGCCGGCTGCCGGCGCCCGCAGGACTGTCGTTGCAGGTCGGCTGGACCGGGACACCCGCCTCCACCGCCGCCCTCGTCTCCGACCTGGACCGGCGGACCTGGCGCGGCAGCGCCTCCCACCGCACGTTCGTCGAGACCACCACCGACTGCGTGCACGCCTGCGCCGCCGCACTCGAACAAGGAGACCGCCGAAGCCTGCTGGAACAGATCCGGCGGGCCCGCCGCGAGCTGGCCCGACTGGACGACGAGGTCGGCCTGGGCATCTTCACGCCCCCCCTGACAGCGCTGTGCGACGCCGCCGAAGCCGCCGGCGGCGCGGCCAAGCCCTCCGGGGCCGGCGGCGGCGACTGCGGCATCGCCCTGCTGGACGCCGAAGCCCCGCGGGACATCGATCAAGTGCGGGAACGGTGGGCCACGGCCGGGGTGCTGCCCCTGCCGGTCCGTCCCGCCGCGGAAGGGAACGAGGAATGA
- the mvaD gene encoding diphosphomevalonate decarboxylase, with protein sequence MRAEHRTTTAPPPQSGPGDATAVAHPNIALVKYWGKRDEQLVLPRVDSLSMTLDIYPTTTRVRLAPDADHDHVTLGGVPAEGEALRRVVSFLDLVRARAGRPLRAVVDSHNTVPTGAGLASSASGFAALAVAAAAAYGLDLDATAHSRLARRGSGSASRSIFAGFALWHAGPPTATPAQADLGSYAEPVPAPGLDPALVIAVVNAGPKAVSSREAMRRTVDTSPLYEPWALSSRDDLSEMRAALARADLDAVGEIAERNALGMHATMLAARPAVRYLAPATLTVLDSVLQLRRDGVSAYATMDAGPNVKVLCHRADADRVAHTLRGAAPGGPVLVAGPGRGARLLPEDTQ encoded by the coding sequence ATGCGCGCTGAACACCGCACCACGACCGCCCCGCCGCCGCAGAGCGGCCCGGGAGACGCCACCGCCGTCGCGCATCCCAACATCGCCCTCGTCAAGTACTGGGGCAAACGCGACGAGCAGCTGGTCCTGCCACGGGTCGACAGCCTGTCGATGACCCTGGACATCTACCCCACGACCACCCGCGTCCGCCTCGCCCCCGACGCGGACCACGACCACGTCACACTCGGCGGCGTACCCGCCGAAGGCGAGGCGCTGCGCCGCGTCGTCTCCTTCCTCGACCTGGTACGGGCCCGGGCCGGCCGGCCGCTGCGCGCCGTCGTGGACAGCCACAACACCGTCCCCACCGGGGCGGGCCTGGCGTCCTCCGCGAGCGGCTTCGCCGCCCTGGCCGTCGCCGCCGCCGCCGCGTACGGCCTCGACCTGGACGCCACCGCGCACTCGCGCCTGGCCCGGCGCGGATCCGGCTCGGCATCCCGGTCGATCTTCGCAGGCTTCGCGCTGTGGCACGCCGGCCCACCCACCGCCACCCCGGCACAGGCCGACCTCGGCTCCTACGCGGAACCGGTGCCCGCCCCCGGCCTCGACCCCGCCCTGGTCATCGCCGTCGTCAACGCGGGCCCCAAGGCCGTCTCCAGCCGTGAAGCCATGCGGCGCACCGTCGACACCTCCCCGCTGTACGAACCGTGGGCGCTCTCCAGCAGGGACGACCTGAGCGAGATGCGCGCGGCGCTGGCGCGGGCCGACCTCGACGCGGTGGGGGAGATCGCGGAACGCAACGCGCTCGGCATGCACGCGACGATGCTGGCCGCCCGCCCGGCGGTGCGCTACCTGGCACCGGCCACGCTCACCGTCCTCGACAGCGTGCTCCAGCTGCGCCGCGACGGCGTCAGCGCCTACGCGACCATGGACGCCGGGCCGAACGTCAAGGTGCTCTGCCACCGCGCGGACGCCGACCGGGTGGCCCACACGCTGCGCGGCGCCGCCCCGGGCGGCCCGGTCCTCGTCGCCGGGCCGGGCCGGGGCGCCCGCCTGCTGCCCGAGGACACACAATGA
- the mvk gene encoding mevalonate kinase, protein MSENHRARSVGIGRAHAKAILLGEHAVVYGAPALALPVPQLTVTASAGWSSHAGDDPGDVSFTMTGSPSRPMMTQASDSLRRLTTEFKAAMDVAGSPHLDVIIDGAIPHGRGLGSSAACARAVVFALADLFGRDLTEAAAYDLVQTAENVAHGRSSGVDARAVGALAPLLFQAGRSEELSIGCDGLFIIADSGVVGRTKDAVELLREGFQQHAGAQERFVRRASRLTDEARHALAGGRPERLGARLTDYHDLLRAAGLSTKRIDALVEAALTAGSLGAKITGGGLGGCVIALTQPVQAREVTRQLHEAGAVQTWVVPLRGLADHAR, encoded by the coding sequence GTGTCAGAAAACCACCGGGCTCGCTCGGTCGGCATCGGCCGCGCCCACGCCAAGGCCATTCTGCTGGGAGAGCACGCGGTCGTGTACGGGGCGCCGGCGCTCGCGCTGCCGGTACCGCAGCTGACGGTCACGGCGAGCGCCGGCTGGTCCTCCCACGCCGGCGACGATCCGGGCGATGTCTCCTTCACGATGACCGGCTCCCCGTCGCGGCCGATGATGACCCAGGCCTCCGACAGCCTGCGCCGGCTGACCACCGAGTTCAAGGCGGCCATGGACGTGGCCGGCAGCCCGCACCTCGACGTGATCATCGACGGCGCGATCCCGCACGGCCGGGGCCTGGGCTCCAGCGCGGCCTGCGCCCGCGCGGTCGTCTTCGCCCTCGCCGACCTCTTCGGCCGCGACCTGACCGAGGCCGCCGCCTACGACCTGGTGCAGACGGCCGAGAACGTGGCCCACGGCCGCTCCAGCGGCGTCGACGCGCGGGCCGTCGGCGCGCTGGCCCCGCTGCTGTTCCAGGCGGGCCGCAGCGAGGAACTCAGCATCGGCTGCGACGGCTTGTTCATCATCGCCGACAGCGGCGTCGTGGGCAGGACCAAGGACGCCGTCGAGCTGCTGCGCGAGGGATTCCAGCAGCACGCCGGAGCCCAGGAGCGTTTCGTGCGCCGCGCCTCGCGGCTGACCGACGAGGCCAGACACGCCCTCGCCGGCGGCCGGCCGGAACGGCTGGGCGCACGGCTGACCGACTACCACGACCTGCTGCGCGCGGCCGGCCTCAGCACCAAGAGGATCGACGCCCTGGTCGAGGCCGCGCTCACCGCGGGCAGCCTCGGCGCCAAGATCACCGGAGGCGGCCTGGGCGGCTGCGTGATCGCCCTGACCCAGCCGGTACAGGCAAGAGAGGTCACCCGGCAGCTGCACGAAGCCGGCGCCGTACAGACCTGGGTCGTACCGCTGAGAGGGCTTGCCGACCATGCGCGCTGA
- a CDS encoding acyltransferase family protein encodes MADRTAASTVSGPPQRRESLPSLTGLRFLAAMLVFLTHATLLAGPLRPTAPISFFNDQDIAKPLADFFQFAGPIGVSFFFVLSGFVLTWSATQGDPVTGFWRRRVLKIYPNHIVTWALAMWLFASSSPVHAWLPNLLLVHNFSNRPETVSSVNLPAWSLCSEVLFYALFPLFIILVRRIAQRRLWLWAAAMVAGVAGVTLVTRFIPGGVPVPGYGLTTNQLWFSYGFPPPRLFEFVLGMILARIVAADLWPRIGLLPSAALFAGGYWVALVVPSPYNFSLATIVPVGMIICAAATSDLRGRNGWLSSRTMVWLGSVSFAFYLVQGLVIFYGRPEVFGARTYDTLPALGMLSVLFAANLLAAWLLFSLVEQPVMRRWSRSRKRPAPVAPRSTESVPAGGSV; translated from the coding sequence ATGGCAGACCGAACCGCCGCATCGACCGTCAGCGGCCCACCACAGCGCAGGGAATCGCTCCCCTCGCTCACCGGCCTCAGGTTCCTGGCCGCCATGCTCGTGTTCCTCACCCACGCCACGCTGCTCGCAGGCCCCCTGCGGCCGACCGCCCCGATCAGCTTCTTCAACGACCAGGACATCGCCAAGCCGCTGGCCGACTTCTTCCAGTTCGCCGGCCCCATCGGCGTGTCCTTCTTCTTCGTCCTCAGCGGCTTCGTCCTCACCTGGTCGGCGACCCAGGGGGACCCGGTCACGGGGTTCTGGCGGCGCAGGGTACTGAAGATCTACCCCAACCACATCGTCACCTGGGCGCTGGCGATGTGGCTGTTCGCCTCCTCCAGCCCGGTGCACGCCTGGCTGCCGAACCTCCTGCTGGTGCACAACTTCAGCAACCGGCCCGAGACCGTGTCCAGCGTCAACCTCCCGGCCTGGTCACTGTGTTCGGAAGTGCTCTTCTACGCCCTGTTCCCGCTGTTCATCATCCTGGTGCGGCGGATCGCGCAGCGCAGGCTGTGGCTGTGGGCCGCCGCGATGGTCGCCGGCGTGGCCGGCGTGACGCTGGTGACGCGGTTCATCCCCGGCGGTGTCCCGGTGCCGGGATACGGCCTGACGACCAACCAGCTGTGGTTCAGCTACGGGTTCCCGCCGCCGCGCCTGTTCGAGTTCGTGCTGGGGATGATCCTGGCGCGCATCGTCGCCGCGGACCTGTGGCCGCGGATCGGCCTGCTGCCCTCGGCGGCCCTCTTCGCCGGCGGATACTGGGTCGCGCTCGTCGTCCCGAGCCCCTACAACTTCAGCCTCGCCACGATCGTCCCGGTCGGCATGATCATCTGCGCCGCGGCCACATCGGACCTGCGGGGCAGGAACGGCTGGCTCAGCAGCCGGACCATGGTCTGGCTGGGAAGCGTCTCCTTCGCCTTCTACCTCGTCCAGGGACTGGTGATCTTCTACGGCCGGCCCGAGGTGTTCGGAGCGCGTACCTACGACACCCTGCCGGCCCTCGGCATGCTGAGCGTGCTGTTCGCGGCGAACCTGCTGGCCGCATGGCTGCTGTTCAGCCTGGTGGAACAGCCGGTGATGCGCCGCTGGAGCCGCAGCAGGAAGCGGCCCGCGCCGGTCGCACCCCGCAGCACCGAATCCGTGCCGGCCGGCGGATCCGTCTGA
- a CDS encoding DHA2 family efflux MFS transporter permease subunit, which yields MTTVGKESQGGAGSPAGADPRRWLALTVLAAMQFMLVMDITVVNVALPDIQSDLGFSHGGLAWVVNAYVLVAGGFLLLGGRLADMFGRRRMFMVGVLVFGVSSAVCGAATESWMLVASRFVQGLGEALAGPAALGLIPVLFSDRKERMRALGIWGGLSAVAGSVGSVVGGAVTDLVSWRWIFFINVPIAVAALIMVGRVMSEKAVARDGRRLDAVGAVTATTGLAAVVYGLLQAADHPWGSGRVLLPLLGGIALLVFMVVWEARTEDPMIPLRFFGNRTRVTTNVVTVAIFAAFFTYMFLFTLYVQQVHDYSPMKTGLAYIPLTVTALVGAGVSTVLMPRVGVKAVMATAFLGGAVALFVAAAGFAPDASFVSGFMPGLLLFGFCNGLAYPALINGALHEVTGQDSGLASGVQTAMQQVGAALGLATLVPFAFRYAGDHIEDGTLPQVAQTDGYALAFRIGAGVLAAGALFILALLEKVDAEMRDPIAEAAEAATGQAAAEPTATGAAR from the coding sequence GTGACTACCGTGGGCAAAGAATCACAAGGCGGGGCCGGCAGCCCCGCCGGTGCCGACCCCCGGCGTTGGCTGGCGCTGACCGTACTGGCGGCCATGCAGTTCATGCTCGTCATGGACATCACCGTGGTGAACGTCGCCCTCCCCGACATCCAGAGCGACCTGGGCTTCTCCCACGGGGGACTCGCCTGGGTGGTCAATGCTTATGTGCTGGTGGCCGGCGGGTTCCTGCTGCTGGGCGGGCGGCTGGCCGACATGTTCGGCCGCCGGCGGATGTTCATGGTCGGCGTGCTGGTGTTCGGCGTGTCGTCGGCCGTCTGCGGCGCCGCCACCGAGTCCTGGATGCTGGTCGCCAGCCGCTTCGTCCAGGGCCTGGGCGAGGCGCTGGCCGGCCCGGCGGCGCTCGGCCTGATCCCCGTGCTGTTCTCCGACCGCAAGGAGCGGATGCGGGCCCTGGGCATCTGGGGCGGCCTGTCGGCGGTGGCCGGGTCGGTCGGCTCGGTCGTCGGCGGAGCCGTGACCGACCTGGTGAGCTGGCGGTGGATCTTCTTCATCAACGTCCCCATCGCGGTGGCCGCGCTGATCATGGTGGGCCGCGTGATGTCGGAGAAGGCGGTGGCCCGCGACGGCCGCCGGCTCGACGCGGTCGGAGCGGTCACCGCCACCACCGGCCTGGCCGCGGTGGTGTACGGCCTGCTGCAGGCCGCCGACCATCCGTGGGGCTCCGGGCGCGTGCTGCTGCCGCTGCTGGGCGGGATCGCCCTGCTGGTCTTCATGGTCGTGTGGGAGGCCCGTACCGAGGACCCGATGATCCCCCTGCGGTTCTTCGGCAACCGCACCCGGGTGACGACCAACGTCGTGACCGTGGCCATTTTCGCCGCGTTCTTCACCTACATGTTCCTGTTCACCCTGTACGTCCAGCAGGTGCACGACTATTCCCCGATGAAGACCGGGCTGGCCTACATCCCGCTGACCGTCACGGCGCTCGTCGGCGCGGGCGTGTCCACCGTGCTGATGCCCCGCGTCGGCGTGAAGGCGGTGATGGCCACCGCGTTCCTCGGCGGCGCCGTGGCCCTGTTCGTCGCCGCCGCCGGCTTCGCCCCCGACGCCTCCTTCGTCAGCGGGTTCATGCCCGGGCTGCTCCTGTTCGGCTTCTGCAACGGCCTCGCCTACCCGGCCCTGATCAACGGAGCGCTGCACGAGGTCACCGGCCAGGACTCCGGTCTGGCCTCCGGCGTCCAGACCGCCATGCAGCAGGTCGGAGCGGCGCTCGGCCTGGCCACCCTGGTCCCCTTCGCCTTCCGCTACGCCGGCGACCACATCGAGGACGGAACACTCCCGCAGGTCGCGCAGACCGACGGATACGCGCTGGCGTTCCGCATCGGCGCCGGCGTACTGGCCGCCGGAGCGCTGTTCATCCTGGCGCTGCTGGAGAAGGTGGACGCCGAGATGCGCGACCCGATCGCCGAAGCCGCCGAAGCGGCCACCGGCCAGGCGGCGGCCGAGCCCACCGCCACCGGCGCCGCCAGGTGA
- a CDS encoding aromatic prenyltransferase → MSKATVAEDVYAAIEESARLAGTPCSRETVWPVLSAYEKALPQAGIVLSVSTVEHPPADLDYTITVPSGTVDPYAVAVANGFVTDTDHPAGTLLADIQARVPVTEHLIDCGVVSGFSKIYAHFPFDLLGLSQLADIPSMPPALADNTDLFARHHLTDVAMIGIDYQRKTVNLYFAHLPEEFRTAQNILELHRELGLPEPSGKMLEFAQKSFRVYVTLGWDSSRIERICYAPSPVRGWDPSHLPVPVEPEVEKFVNGSRRTYAGPPIVIAAVKWTADGQYLNLGPYCRLSPLMRKLLQQLTGQPV, encoded by the coding sequence ATGTCCAAAGCCACTGTGGCCGAAGACGTGTACGCGGCCATCGAGGAATCGGCTCGGCTGGCGGGAACGCCCTGCTCACGAGAGACGGTCTGGCCGGTCCTGAGCGCGTACGAGAAGGCTCTCCCGCAGGCCGGGATCGTGCTCAGCGTGTCGACCGTCGAGCACCCTCCCGCAGATCTCGACTACACCATCACGGTGCCTTCCGGGACCGTCGACCCCTACGCCGTCGCCGTGGCGAACGGCTTCGTCACGGACACCGACCACCCCGCCGGCACCCTGCTCGCGGACATCCAGGCCCGGGTCCCCGTCACCGAGCACCTCATCGACTGCGGAGTCGTCAGCGGCTTCAGCAAGATCTACGCGCACTTCCCCTTCGACCTGCTGGGGCTGTCGCAGCTCGCGGACATCCCCTCCATGCCGCCGGCGCTGGCCGACAACACAGACCTCTTCGCCCGCCACCACCTCACCGACGTGGCGATGATCGGGATCGACTACCAGCGCAAGACGGTCAACCTCTACTTCGCCCACCTTCCCGAGGAATTCCGCACCGCGCAGAACATCTTGGAACTGCACCGCGAGCTCGGCCTGCCGGAACCGAGCGGGAAGATGCTGGAGTTCGCCCAAAAGTCCTTCCGCGTCTACGTCACCCTCGGCTGGGACTCCTCCCGGATCGAGCGGATCTGCTACGCCCCTTCACCGGTGCGCGGCTGGGACCCCTCGCACCTGCCGGTCCCCGTCGAGCCGGAGGTCGAGAAGTTCGTGAACGGTTCCCGGCGCACGTACGCGGGCCCGCCCATCGTCATCGCGGCCGTCAAATGGACCGCCGACGGGCAGTACCTGAACCTCGGGCCGTACTGCCGGCTCTCGCCCCTGATGCGCAAGCTGCTGCAGCAGCTCACCGGGCAGCCCGTGTGA
- a CDS encoding DUF6059 family protein: MTPRRHGVRWTPAHCLRTLLHCLTVFGALYVGPLAHQYATPAPAQRLPARAAGTRAGPPPAHPERLRADIPLSEEERRHAREVWPARSSARARLAAWRSPGAGRRRTDGRRG, encoded by the coding sequence ATGACACCGCGGCGGCACGGAGTCCGGTGGACACCGGCCCACTGCCTGCGCACGCTCCTGCACTGCCTGACGGTCTTCGGGGCCCTCTACGTCGGCCCCCTCGCCCACCAGTACGCGACTCCCGCACCCGCGCAGCGCCTTCCCGCACGCGCGGCCGGGACACGCGCCGGGCCGCCGCCCGCCCACCCCGAACGCCTGCGCGCGGACATCCCGCTGTCCGAGGAGGAACGCCGGCACGCCCGGGAAGTGTGGCCGGCACGCTCCTCGGCGCGGGCGCGCCTCGCGGCCTGGCGCAGCCCCGGCGCCGGCAGGCGTCGAACGGACGGCCGGCGGGGATGA
- the ahcY gene encoding adenosylhomocysteinase — protein MPAEPTDFKVADLSLAAFGRKEITLAEHEMPGLMSIRKEYAATQPLAGARIMGSLHMTVQTAVLIETLVALGAEVRWVSCNIFSTQDHAAAAIAVGPNGTPENPQGVPVFAWKGETLEEYWWCTEQALTWPNSPTGGPNMILDDGGDATLLVHKGVEYEKDGKVPAVDTADNDEHRVVLELLHRTISDGSQKWTQLASEIRGVTEETTTGVHRLYEMHRDGSLLFPAINVNDAVTKSKFDNKYGCRHSLIDGINRATDVLIGGKTAVVFGYGDVGKGCAESLRGQGARVIVTEIDPICALQAAMDGYQVTTLDEVVETADIFVTTTGNKDIIMAADMARMKHQAIVGNIGHFDNEIDMAGLAKIDGIVKDEVKPQVHTWKFPDGKVLIVLSEGRLLNLGNATGHPSFVMSNSFADQTLAQIELFTKPEEYPTDVYVLPKHLDEKVARLHLDALGVKLTTLRPEQAAYLGIDAEGPYKPDHYRY, from the coding sequence ATGCCTGCTGAGCCCACCGACTTCAAGGTCGCCGACCTCTCCCTGGCCGCGTTCGGCCGCAAGGAGATCACCCTGGCCGAGCACGAGATGCCCGGCCTGATGTCGATCCGCAAGGAGTACGCCGCCACCCAGCCGCTGGCCGGCGCCCGGATCATGGGCTCGCTGCACATGACCGTGCAGACCGCCGTCCTGATCGAGACCCTGGTCGCCCTGGGCGCCGAGGTCCGCTGGGTGTCCTGCAACATCTTCTCCACCCAGGACCACGCGGCCGCCGCGATCGCGGTGGGCCCGAACGGCACGCCCGAGAACCCGCAGGGCGTCCCGGTCTTCGCCTGGAAGGGCGAGACGCTGGAGGAGTACTGGTGGTGCACGGAGCAGGCCCTGACCTGGCCGAACAGCCCTACCGGCGGCCCGAACATGATCCTGGACGACGGCGGTGACGCCACCCTCCTGGTCCACAAGGGCGTCGAGTACGAGAAGGACGGCAAGGTCCCGGCCGTCGACACGGCGGACAACGACGAGCACCGGGTCGTCCTCGAGCTCCTGCACCGCACCATCAGTGACGGCTCGCAGAAGTGGACGCAGCTGGCCTCGGAGATCCGCGGCGTGACCGAGGAGACCACGACGGGTGTGCACCGGCTGTACGAGATGCACCGTGACGGGAGCCTGCTGTTCCCGGCGATCAACGTCAACGACGCGGTCACCAAGTCGAAGTTCGACAACAAGTACGGCTGTCGGCATTCCCTGATCGACGGCATCAACCGTGCCACCGATGTCCTGATCGGCGGCAAGACCGCGGTCGTCTTCGGTTACGGCGATGTGGGCAAGGGCTGTGCGGAGTCGCTGCGCGGCCAGGGCGCCCGGGTGATCGTCACGGAGATCGACCCGATCTGCGCGCTCCAGGCGGCGATGGACGGCTACCAGGTGACCACGCTCGACGAGGTCGTCGAGACGGCCGACATCTTCGTCACCACGACCGGCAACAAGGACATCATCATGGCCGCCGACATGGCCAGGATGAAGCACCAGGCGATCGTGGGGAACATCGGCCACTTCGACAACGAGATCGACATGGCCGGCCTGGCGAAGATCGACGGCATCGTCAAGGACGAGGTCAAGCCGCAGGTCCACACCTGGAAGTTCCCCGACGGCAAGGTCCTCATCGTGCTGTCCGAGGGCCGCCTGCTGAACCTGGGCAACGCCACCGGCCACCCGTCGTTCGTGATGTCCAACTCCTTCGCCGACCAGACGCTGGCCCAGATCGAGCTGTTCACCAAGCCCGAGGAGTACCCGACCGACGTCTACGTGCTGCCCAAGCACCTCGACGAGAAGGTCGCCCGCCTCCACCTGGACGCACTCGGCGTCAAGCTGACCACCCTCCGTCCCGAGCAGGCCGCCTACCTCGGCATCGACGCCGAAGGCCCCTACAAGCCGGACCACTACCGCTACTGA